Genomic window (Gelria sp. Kuro-4):
GCTTCTTGCCAAAGATCTCCTGTCCGCCGCTAAAAGTTTACTCCGCCCTCGCCCATAAAAAGGGACAGCCACTCTTTACGCTTAGAGTGGCTCTTTTCGTGGTCACGGACACCCCTGCCGACGCGAACGCACTCGCCGGTTCCTAGTAATTCTCAGCGGCCGGCTCGTAGAAAGCGCGCGGGTGGGCGCAGGCGGGGCACACCGCCGGAGGCTCTGTGCCCTCGTAGATGTAACCGCAGTTGCGGCAGCGCCAACGGATGGGGGTGCTGCGCTGAAAGAGTGTGCCATCTTTGAGGCGCTCCGCCAGCTGCCGGTACCGGGCCTCATGGGCGGCCTCCACCTCGGCTATCTCTTCCATGACCTGCGCGATTTCCTCGAAACCTTCTTCGCGGGCCGTCCGGGCAAACTCTTTGTACATTTCGGTCCATTCGTAGTGCTCGCCCTGGATGGCTTCTGCGAGATTCTTGGCGGTGTCGCCGATCAGGCCGAGAAACTTGGCCCATACCTTTGCGTGTTCCTTCTCGTTCTCGGCCGTCTCAAGGAAGATACCGGCGATCTGTTCGTAGCCTTCTTTCTTGGCTACGGAAGCGAAGTATGTGTATTTGTTACGTGCCTGCGATTCCCCGGCGAAGGCGGCGAGCAGGTTCTTTTCCGTCTTTGTTCCCTTGAGGTCCAAGAAGCACTCCCCCTTTTCGTAATGAATCCCAAATAGCTTTCAACAGCCGGGCAGTTTTTTCCTGCAAGCGTTGTCCACTAATCTCCTTCCCCATTAGAAAAGGGAGGTTCAGAAACCTCCCTCACGAATAGTATCCCAGCAAGCCTTCCATTGCGTTCAGAAACCCCTGCAGGTCGGCCGCAAAGGCCTGATCGGTTTCAGGCAGGCTGTCAACGAGCGGGAGAAGCTTGGTCGGGACCAGATTGAACCCGTAGATGTGGCGTACCAGATGGCAGAACTTACGGTATTCGTCCAGACGGGCAAATGACTCAGGGGAAAGCACAGGCGGCCTGATACCGGGGAGCGGGAATTTCATTTGCTGCAGCAGGTCTTTATGCCACTCATCCCCCTTGGGTAGGGTGCCATCCACGCGCTTGGCAATCTCTTTAAAGATGTTTTCGGCCACCGAGTAGTAGTCCAGCAGCACAGAAGCCACGGCGCGCAGGTGAAACTCGTCTTGAAGCTCTTTGGTGAGGGTGAGCGAGCTTGTTGGATTAAGGTAACCTTTGGTCTGCAAGGTTTCCATAAGGCGGGCGGCGTTGGCACGCTCCTCTTGCACTCGTTCTTTGAGGACCAGAAAGTCACTGACCTTCAAGCAGCTTAACCCCCCTTGCTTTGGCCTTAACCTGGAGCGACGGCACCGCGTCTTCCTCTACAATGATGCTGATAGGAAAGGGTGCGCCGATGTGATCGGCGCCCGCCTGCATAGCCCAAAAATCTCCGTCGGCCGGGAAACCCTCCACCAAAAGATCGATGTCTGAGTGTTCCCAGAAGCCACCCCAGGCCAAAGAGCCATAAAGGTACACCTGCCGGACACCGTGCTCCCGCCGCAGCCAGGCAGCCACAGCCCGAGCCCGCTCCCAGGCCGCCGCCTCCCGCCGGCGTGCTTCAGCCGCCTCGCGGTCCAGAATTTTTTGATGTAAGCGTTTAAACTCCTCGCGGTCGAGCATATAACCTCTCTCCGTTACGCAAACAGTTTCTGGAATCAGAGTATCACATCCGGCGGGCTGTTTCAAATAACCCAGCTTGTTGTTGCTCAACAATGTTGCCCTAACAACCAATGTGGGTTAT
Coding sequences:
- the rbr gene encoding rubrerythrin yields the protein MDLKGTKTEKNLLAAFAGESQARNKYTYFASVAKKEGYEQIAGIFLETAENEKEHAKVWAKFLGLIGDTAKNLAEAIQGEHYEWTEMYKEFARTAREEGFEEIAQVMEEIAEVEAAHEARYRQLAERLKDGTLFQRSTPIRWRCRNCGYIYEGTEPPAVCPACAHPRAFYEPAAENY
- a CDS encoding nucleotidyltransferase family protein, yielding MLDREEFKRLHQKILDREAAEARRREAAAWERARAVAAWLRREHGVRQVYLYGSLAWGGFWEHSDIDLLVEGFPADGDFWAMQAGADHIGAPFPISIIVEEDAVPSLQVKAKARGVKLLEGQ